The Helianthus annuus cultivar XRQ/B chromosome 15, HanXRQr2.0-SUNRISE, whole genome shotgun sequence genomic sequence tttgacgttttttcgatttcgttaccccttTTTTTTAAACGTTGCCACTGCACAGCGAAGTGAAACACTAATTGTTCATGGGTTTACAGTGGAGTATGCCGAAGAACCTGCAACGAGTGTGAAATTTCCGACATCTTTGGATCTTCCTGGTTGCTCAACTGCATTATCTTTAATCGGAACAGGTTAACACTTGAAAATCATTTCCATGATtgccattttttttatttttttgcataTAGTTAACTCACACATCTATTTCCAGGATTCAGGGAGAAAGTGTTTGCAATAATCGGTGTTAAGGTATATGCGGCGGGGCTATACCTGAACCCTGACATCTTGGATACTCTAGACGCCTGGAAAGGACGAAAAGCAGCTCAAATCGAGCAAGATTCGTCGTTGTTCGATTCAATTTATCAAGGTAATTACAGCTTTGCTTGATAATCAAGAATTTAAGATGGTTGTGCTAAACATACCCTTGGTCCCATTTTTACTAAATGTGCCTCTATCAAACTTTTGTTAGTTATATAAGATGTATAAAAGGACAAACTTTACTTATACTAAAAAGGGGTACGGTTAGCCAACCCCATATCCTTACGTGATTTGATTTCTCAAGAACTTAAGAGATCTGTGCTAAACTACTTCTCTCCCATATTTACTAAATGTACCCATCCACGTTAAGCCAACCCCGTCCGCATTTAATATGGATATGCTTGCATGATTTGATTGATTCCTCAAGTATGTGCAGCTCCTTTAGAGAAATCGTTGCAGATCGTTCTGGTCAGAGATATTGATGGAAAAACTTTCTGGGATGCTCTAGACGAAGCTGTATCTCCGAGAATCAAATCACCCAATTCGACTGACAGAAACGCGCTCTCCGCCTTTCGTGCTATCTTTCAAGATCGTCCATTAAAGAAAGGAACTTTCATATTCTTGACCTGGGTTGACCCTTCCAAAATGCTGGTTCGTTTGATTTCACTTCCAAATTTGTTATCTGTTTACTGTGACTTCAGTTGGCGATAAACAGTTTATGAAACGATATATTTCTGATCGTCTGATTTTGATTATTCAAAACACACATCCATACGCTCGCTAAATGTTATTGTGGCATTTACAGGTTCACATATCAACTGACGGGAATCCATCGGCTGCAGAAGCTACGATCGAATCAGAAAATGTGACGTCTTCTCTCTTTGATGTATTTTTTGGGCGTGCACCGGTTTCTCCTACCTTAAAATCATCAATAAGCAACAGCTTGGCTTCGTTTCTCAAATAAACTCAGCTGTTGGTTATCAGTATCAGTTAGCAACGGCTTGGCTTGAGTTCTTTTTTATGGTTTCCTGAAATTAAAATAGTAATTGTTCTGGGAGCCGAGGGTCCTAGTGAGAGCAGCTTTAGAGGTAAAGTTTGCCCTCATCGCACCCTcctccccagaccctaccaaTAGCTTTACTGTGAGTGAGATTTGGCTTGGTacgtttgtttatttgtttgtttgaaTTACTAGAAGCAATTACATCTGTATGCTCGTAAATGCTTCAAGAAAATAGTTGTCATTTGTGACCAAGATTATGATCAATACAAGGTGGTCTGGTTTAAACTAAGCATCTTTAGAACTTCCAACATGTTTGGTCTTTTGGATGGTTGTGTTTCTAGTTCTAGGTGTAATAAATACATGTCTAACtggtataaccggccggttcaTACCGGTATTTAAATCATTGGAAAAATGTATAAATCACACATTCATAACCAAACTTCTCCAAGTTTGACCTAAGTCAAACTCATACGATGAAGATTATTTTGACTAGAAGCCGAGACTTCTTAGCTTCTTAATAGATAAAGAAAGATGCCGACCCATCTAGAGTCGGCCTATACCCTTGATATGAATTACAATAACTTAAGTGTTCTATTAATGTTATCGTATTATAGCGTTTGATATGTATTATACAATACACATTAAAAAGACAGCAATTAGAAGGAAAAAAAGGCGAAAACAATTGTTGACAATAATAATGATTATCCCATATGAACAATGCCAACCTCTCTATGAGACTGGGACTGCATAAAATTTGCATCAATCGCAATCAGTTGGcttgacttttgttgaccatGTGCTTGCTTGTGACACGGGCTTCTGTTGATCAACCCCGGATGCAGTTCTATGTCCGTTAACTTCTGTTGACTACGTGCGTGATCCCAACTGTTGCTCCTATACATATAATGTGGAGAAAGACCAACCGTATTTCTATTTCTAACCATTACCCTGGAATCATACTCGTCTTTCATGTTTCTGCTACCCTCTAACGGAAGAACAGGACCCACTGCTCGCCCTAATCATGTTTAACATAAAACCGGAATGTAAACGCCAGGCCAAATACTAATTACTAAAAGCACTTGATTTATGCAGTTAAAGTCGAATAAATATTTACCTTTAGGCATCCTTGGGGGCGGCCGAGAGGCGGCATTAAAAATATTTGTGGTTGTATCGGCGTCTCTGCCACCACGAGACGCGTTATCTGCCGAACTCTGCTGCAGCTTGGGAGCAGTCGTGCTTGAAGATACTGTAGACctaaatacatataaaaattacAAACAAAAATGAGTTAAAATTGGTTGGTAAAAGATAAACCAACTTACAATCTATTTACCATTTTTTATTACCAGACTCATTTTATATTTACATAAACTAAAAATTACTGATGCAGCACTGGTTGATGTCAAGTGAGCCGCCACATCAGATGTCATATACGCAAAAAATGTTTACATGGGAAATATAGTTATCTTTTTCAAAGAACTATACTAAAAATATCTTAAAAACGCCAAAATCAGATGCCACAatgacatatatatatagggagaggatcatgagaaaactctTTCTTTGTGAGAAAACTCAAGAGAACTCTATCAAACGATTGACATTTGTGTTGAATTTTTTCTGGggtttattttttaggatttatcGTTTAGAGGTAAGGATTTAGCTTTTAGcatttagtttttagcttttaggcGTTAGCCTTTAGAGTTTAGTTTTTTGGGGTTTAGGGTTTAGTAATGGTTAGATAAGTTTTCTCAcatgaaaaaaaaagttttctcatgatccctcccctacatatatatatagagggtggggttctagagtgaacactagtgtatttgcgaactgagtgaacaaatcctgaccattgatctacacatgtgtatggccaggatctcatcatcaaatcataaaatacactagtgtatttcaacatcaaatcctggccattgatctacacacgtgtatggccaggattagttcactcagttcgcaagctacactaatGTTCACTCTtaaacctaatcctatatatatattaacgtacattatcacgtacgacaggtaattatgcacgttcattttaaaatcacgcacgttataactcaaaaatccaaaatcacgcatgttgaaacacaataatcacgcatattgaaaacattaatcacgcatgttatagaacaaatcacgcacgttgtcgtacgtgaagtacgttaagccgtaatgtacgatatactttctctctctctctctatatatatctatctatatatatatgtaatgccatgaaaatgaaaaatcatatGCTACCACCTcagcattctttttttttttgtaacgtcAATAAAAATATGACACTTTTGAAAATATAAGTTTCAACGTTCTTACCTTGGGAGGGAAACATGCTTCCTCTCTGGAGGTATAACCGGCCCACTTTTCCTATCATTTTCCTCAAGATACGCAAACTGCCTCCTAATTTGGCCAATGCCACTAGACATTACAAAAGAAACCTGTTAGAATCAACAAAGAGTCCGATAGGAGAAGAAAATGTAAATTACTAAATATCAAGTTATTAAAAACAACCTAGGATAAACAAAACCAGAGCGATCATTGCCCGCCAGGTAATCTTTGAGCAACTGAGGGTGGTATTCTAGAATCTCCCGATATATTAATTCCCTGATATCGTCTTTTGTGACTCTTCGTCTCTCAAACTCAAATTCCAATTTGGAAAACGCCTGACATGATGGCTCACGCTCGACTTTTGATAGGCCCTTGAAGTACGGGTCAGCTAGAGCTTGTTCTGCAGTGGGTCGGTCTTTTGGGTCGAAGGCCAATAGCCGTTGCAATAGTTTAAGTGCCAACGGGTCAGCTTGTAGAAACTTCTCAGAGAAAGATACCGGTTTCTTTCTACGCATGTCAGTCAAGTATTTTCTTGCTTTGTCATTACGAACCTGCATCAAGTTTAAACGGTATAACCTAACGGAGTGTTTGGATGTTTGTGTTGAAACTAATACTGTGAAATCGAACGATCATGATTAGATAATGTAACATACTCTAGAGATGGTATCCGATGATGGCGTCCCGAGAAGATCTGTAATAAGCTCCAGCTGATGAACCGCGCTTTTTCCAGGAAAAAGCGGCTTTCCCGTTAATACCTCAGCGAATATACATCCAACGCCCCAAATATCAATAGCGGTGGTATACTACAATCAACaacgaaataaaaataaaaaccacaagAATGAAAAGAGCAACATAACAATAAAACCGGCCACAAATTGACACAAACCGTGATACGGTTACCTGAAGGGAAGAAAACTCAACTTCCAGAGAATTCAATAGATCCAATCAAGGACCTTAAAATCTAAGCAATAAAGTGTGTTATTTTGACTTATTTTGACTTTCTATGAGGATATGACCAAATGACCCTGGTGGATTATTAAATTATACCTTTGAATAAAAAGATCCGCATAGCTCAGGAGCTCGATACCATCTTGTTGCAACATAATCCTGCAGTATtcgaaaaattcaaaacaaaggGAAACATGTTATTTCAATTTGTATTAATGATTAAACAACATGGCGTGTAATCAATCGTAAATGAAATAGATAGCATACCGTCCAAAATATTGTTGTAGGGGTATCCGTAAATGCAGCCCTTGCTAGTCCAAAATCGCATATCTTGAGTTTGCAATTTGCATTTGCTAATATGTTCTTCGGTTTTAGATCGCGGTGATACACATTTGCTGAATTTATACGAACTGCGTCAGTTTTGGTACCAAAAAATGTTACTTTACCAATAAAGATACAATTTGATGTTAGAAAGGTTACCCGTATGCATATATTTTAGAGCTCGAAGCATTTGATAGAGGAAAAACCGATGGTGCTCATGTGTCAAGTCATCATTGGCCTTTAAGACTTGATGCAGATCGGATTCCATGAGTTCAAATACAACATAAATATCTTTAAAATCTCGTCTTGACGGTGGCATCATGATACGTTTGATTTCAACAATGTCAGGATGGCGTAAAAGCCTAAGCAATTTGATCTCACGCAAAATTCGGATAGCGTCTGATGAATGTTCAAAAATGTTGGTTATTTTCTTTATTGCAACTTTTTCACCGGTTTGTGTGTCGACTGCTGCACAAACGACACCATAACTTCCTTTTCCTATGATTTCCAAAATTTTGTATCGGTTTGAATCACCGTATTCGGTGAAAAACTCCACCTCCTTTGGACCCTGATCCAAAACAGATTACAACCAACAATGTAAAAattctgaaatatatatatatatatatatatatatatatatatatatatatatatatacatatattcaaCTTGCTGCAACTAGGGACAAAGAAAAAACAGAGTATCAATCAAGATTCTCATTGACAACCAATTTTCCAATCcaaatagtaaccaagtttctcAAGCGTCCTACTAAACTCACTCAAAGTTCTTTTGGTTCTTTTAGAGTAACCAAATTTCCAAtcttgtgaaaaaaaaaaaaagttaagatttttcaaaattaactgaCCCAAATGGAAAAATTATGAAACTTAATTAATATTTAGACATTTTTTCTTTACTATTACTTCCCACATCAAGTTAACTTGAAAAAAATAGTCATTAAATAGCATTTAAGATTCATGTTCATTTGGTTAACttaactttaaaaaaattaacatttaTAAAAACATTTCACAAGATTGTTAACTATTGTGTGAAGCATTCCCATGTAAGAACCCTAATTTTATAGTATAGACCAAATCCTtttagggaaattggcctgtaataatcccacctagaccttattggccattaataatcccacctcagaatattccccccaccagtcccacctttcacctatttttcctacaatggtcccccgttaaaaaaacttaacggagttaagccttttttccaaattacaaacagattttttagggcttttgatcagaacgatgatacgagtccattgatgtaaaacttacttcgaaatggtgctccaggtgacttgattttggttaattggaaatttaaacacccgaattgaagcgccgttttcattgtttggagcaccatttcgaggcaagttttatatcaatggactcgtatcgtcgttctaatcaaaagccctaaaaatctgtttgtaatttggaaaaaagcttaactccgttaaattTTTTTAACGGGAACCATtataggaaaaataggtgaaaggtaaGACTGgtgggggaatattctgaggtgagattattaatggccaataaggagGGATTATTACGGGCCAATTTCCCATCCTTTTAACAGGGGAAGGGGAGGGAAAGAgatgaaaaatatgaaaaaccatgttcccgagtttcatttaacagggggaggggagagaaaagggaagaaaatatgaccaaatataaccatatattcatcctcccaaattggagagatcaggagagaaaattttccttcccctcccctcccctcccctcccctcccctcccctcccctcccctcccctcccctccccctccccctccccctccccctcc encodes the following:
- the LOC110912920 gene encoding fatty-acid-binding protein 3, chloroplastic; protein product: MGPSDLGYGCKHEMDSNKLNNCLQIEQHTHKKKMIGEVAAVPRSLWVHPHTKIRSPTSISVSIPTNRTHLEKIKNPARKLSTTIASPLFSVKAAAASASVEYAEEPATSVKFPTSLDLPGCSTALSLIGTGFREKVFAIIGVKVYAAGLYLNPDILDTLDAWKGRKAAQIEQDSSLFDSIYQAPLEKSLQIVLVRDIDGKTFWDALDEAVSPRIKSPNSTDRNALSAFRAIFQDRPLKKGTFIFLTWVDPSKMLVHISTDGNPSAAEATIESENVTSSLFDVFFGRAPVSPTLKSSISNSLASFLK
- the LOC110912919 gene encoding mitogen-activated protein kinase 18, whose protein sequence is MMQQDRRNKGPKEVEFFTEYGDSNRYKILEIIGKGSYGVVCAAVDTQTGEKVAIKKITNIFEHSSDAIRILREIKLLRLLRHPDIVEIKRIMMPPSRRDFKDIYVVFELMESDLHQVLKANDDLTHEHHRFFLYQMLRALKYMHTANVYHRDLKPKNILANANCKLKICDFGLARAAFTDTPTTIFWTDYVATRWYRAPELCGSFYSKYTTAIDIWGVGCIFAEVLTGKPLFPGKSAVHQLELITDLLGTPSSDTISRVRNDKARKYLTDMRRKKPVSFSEKFLQADPLALKLLQRLLAFDPKDRPTAEQALADPYFKGLSKVEREPSCQAFSKLEFEFERRRVTKDDIRELIYREILEYHPQLLKDYLAGNDRSGFVYPSGIGQIRRQFAYLEENDRKSGPVIPPERKHVSLPRSTVSSSTTAPKLQQSSADNASRGGRDADTTTNIFNAASRPPPRMPKGRAVGPVLPLEGSRNMKDEYDSRVMVRNRNTVGLSPHYMYRSNSWDHARSQQKLTDIELHPGLINRSPCHKQAHGQQKSSQLIAIDANFMQSQSHREVGIVHMG